One segment of Acyrthosiphon pisum isolate AL4f unplaced genomic scaffold, pea_aphid_22Mar2018_4r6ur Scaffold_21079;HRSCAF=22977, whole genome shotgun sequence DNA contains the following:
- the LOC103308364 gene encoding uncharacterized protein LOC103308364: MSTSLLSEATLSTSDSSQSVSNCHDFSTDIGNYLQGSNLCPSDFIKVRLLEMNNIPSNEFVYPFSVHLKKGKEEKRYLKKSHFENYPWLVYSPYKGGLFCKYCVLFAVKGGKDKNVTLNKFVNSPLTKFAKIMGADGDFSVHSNHLYHKNAVQVALDFLNTYKNPQTEIVNVLNSNRMKTVAENRERLRPIIESILFLGRQNIALRGHRDQGILNTSTTTSSVINEGNFRELLKFRVASGDAILEKHLKTCNSKATYISHTTQENIIDCIKDELLTCILNDVKNFKYYSVVFDETTDVSHVSQLSLILRYIDNKNNVHEKFVGFINCHDDAFHKEKNIVDLAIDEHENPNIEPKLTGEVLGNIVVSAMQSMSLDLNKCVGIGTDGCSVMTSVVHGAVQRVQTNCENAIFSPCSNHALNLSISKSSNVHLVCITEWNDVVSSSKAKTLLLSICTCDFVLTLYTMTEILSVTAAASRILQGTAQDIVSAENCIDSIVKNLEDKRLNSVPRTSKRQTHRSNTPASNPEEYYRRVLYIPILDNVLEDLRMRFYSKKNRTVILLMQLVPVSIINMSPE; this comes from the exons ATGTCTACTAGTCTACTATCTGAGGCTACACTATCAACTAGTGACTCAAGTCAGTCAGTTTCAAATTGTCATGATTTTAGTACAGATATTGGAAATTATTTACAAGGCTCAAATCTATGTCCATCTGATTTTATTAAGGTTAGATTACttgaaatgaataatattcCTTCAAATGAATTTGTATATCCATTTAGTGTCCATTTAAAAAAGGGAAAAGAAGAGAAACGGTACCTAAAAAAATctcattttgaaaattatcctTGGTTGGTATATTCTCCATATAAAGGTGGATTATTTTGCAAATATTGTGTGCTGTTTGCTGTTAAAGGTGgaaaagataaaaatgttacACTAAACAAATTTGTCAACTCTCCTCTAACTAAGTTTGCTAAAATTATGGGTGCAGATGGAGATTTTAGTGTACACAGTAATCATTTGTATCATAAAAATGCTGTACAAGTAGCTCTTGAttttttgaatacttataaaaacCCACAAACAGAAATAGTCAATGTTTTGAATTCTAATAGAATGAAAACCGTGGCTGAAAACCGTGAACGACTCAGACCCATTATTGAGTCCATACTATTTCTTGGGCGTCAAAATATAGCTCTAAGAGGGCATCGAGACCAAGGCATATTAAATACTTCTACTACAACTTCATCTGTTATTAATGAGGGTAATTTCAGAGAATTGTTAAAATTTCGTGTGGCATCAGGTGAtgctattttagaaaaacatttaaaaacatgtaattCAAAAGCTACATATATTTCTCACACAACTcaggaaaatataattgattgcaTTAAAGATGAGTTGCTGACATGCATTTTAAATgatgtaaaaaattttaaatattacagtgTAGTTTTTGATGAAACTACAGATGTCTCCCATGTTTCTCAATTAAGCTTAATATTGAGATATATagacaataaaaacaatgtccATGAAAAATTTGTAGGTTTTATAAATTGTCATGATGATGCATTTCATAAAGAAAAGAATATTGTAGATTTAGCAATAGATGAACATGAAAACCCAAACATAGAGCCAAAATTAACAGGTGAAGTCTTAGGAAACATTGTTGTATCTGCTATGCAAAGTATGTCActagatttaaataaatgtgtcGGCATTGGAACAGATGGGTGTTCAGTCATGACATCAGTAGTTCACGGAGCTGTCCAACGTGTCCAGACCAATTGTGAAAATGCAATTTTTAGTCCATGTTCCAACCACGccttaaatttaagtatttctAAATCATCAAATGTCCA cTTAGTATGTATAACTGAATGGAATGATGTGGTGTCATCATCAAAGGCAAAAACATTGCTCTTATCAATTTGTACTTGTGACTTTGTATTAACTTTGTATACAATGACTGAAATACTAAGTGTTACAGCAGCAGCAAGCAGGATATTACAAGGAACCGCACAAGATATTGTTAGTGCTGAAAACTGCATAGATtcaattgtaaaaaatttagAAGACAAGCGTTTAAATT CAGTACCACGCACATCTAAACGTCAAACTCATCGATCCAACACTCCAGCCAGTAATCCCGAGGAGTACTATAGAAGAGTTTTGTATATTCCTATTCTTGACAATGTCCTGGAAGATCTACGCATGAGATTCTACAGCAAAAAAAATAGAACTGTAATTTTGCTCATGCAATTA